One segment of Danio aesculapii chromosome 3, fDanAes4.1, whole genome shotgun sequence DNA contains the following:
- the LOC130220625 gene encoding oocyte zinc finger protein XlCOF15-like, with amino-acid sequence MGTTTPVAQSRDLIEEYEEIKEEEHHVKIEDKTHLQTDGILKRRNRNRVMCTQCGKSLGRKSKLKIHMRIHTGEKPFTCTQCGRTFSQSSHLNLHMRGHTGEKPFKCTQCGKSFSQSPHLNQHMMIHTGEKPYACTHCEKRFSLSSNLNQHLRIHTGERPFICTQCGKSFTHSSSLNKHMMIHTGEKPFTCTQCGKSFSHLSSLNDHLRSHTGERPFTCTQCGKSFSHLSSLNKHLRIHTGENHSHALSVARVSLIYHHLMNT; translated from the coding sequence ACTTAATTGAAGAGTATGAGGAgattaaagaggaggaacatcatgtcaaaattgaggacaaaactcatttacagactgatggtattttgaaaaggagaaaCCGGAATCGTGTAatgtgcactcagtgtggaaagagtttgggAAGAAAAAGcaaacttaagattcacatgaggatccacactggagagaaaccattcacatgcactcagtgtgggaggactttcagccaatcatcacaccttaatctacacatgaggggccacactggagagaaaccattcaagtgcacccagtgtgggaagagtttcagccaatcaccacaccttaatcaacacatgatgatccacactggagagaaaccatacgcATGCACTCATTGTGAGAAGAGATTCAGTctatcatcaaaccttaatcaacacttgaggatccacactggagagagaccattcatatgcactcaatgtgggaagagttttactcattcatcatcccttaataaacacatgatgatccacaccggagagaaaccattcacatgcactcaatgtgggaagagtttctctCATTTATCATCCCTTAATGATCACCTGAGGAGCCACACCGGAGAGAgaccattcacatgtactcagtgtgggaagagtttctctcatttatcatcccttaataaacacctgaggatccacactggagaaaaccattcacatgcactcagtgtggcaAGAGTTTCTCTAATTTATCACCACTTAATGAACACATGA